CTGCTCTATCCCCTGGTCGTCGTCCTGGCCTTCCTGGGGGTCTACACGATCAACTACAGCGCCATGGAGTTCGTGCTGCTGACGGGGCTGGGGCTTCTGGGGTATTTCATGAAGTGCTTCGGGATTCCGACGGCGCCCCTGATCCTGGCGGTGGTGGTGGGGTCCTCGATGGAACAATCCTTCCGGCAATCGCTGATGCTCTCGAACGGCAGCATGCGGATCTTCTTCCGATCCACGATCTGTCTGTCGCTCTGGGCGCTCGCCGCGTTGTCCCTCGCATGGCCCTTCATATCGGACCGGATGAAGTCGGCGGGGACGTCGGCACGCAAGGGCTGAGGCGACATCCTTTCCGTTTTTCGCGGAACGTTCCGATGGCGAACACGATGCGGGAAATTCTGGAGGCGCGGGAGGCGCGTTGGCTGCGTCGCCTCGAGCTGAGCCGCAGGGGAACGGTGCTGACGGTGACCCTGAACGTCCCCGGCCCCGACAAGACGGCGCCGCACTGGGTGAATGCCCATCGGCGGCTTTGCGCTATACTGGAGTGCGGATTGCGGCCCTTCGGCCTTCGGTACCGGGAGCGCAACGTCGCCGCGGACGGGGCCGAGGCGCATTTTGTCCTCGGGACTGACGCCCTGAAGGCCAAGGAGATTGCGGTCCGTTTCGAGGAGGAGCACCCCGCCGGCCGTCTCGTCGACGCCGACGTGATGGATGCCTCGGGGCGTCCCGTCGGGAGGGATGTCCTGGGGCTGCCGCCGCGCCGTTGCCTGTGCTGCGGCCGGCCGGCCCGGGACTGCGCCGTCCTGCGGGCCCATCCGCTCGAAGAGGTTCTGGCGCGGGCGGAGGCGATCCTGGATGTCGTTTGGGAAGGGGCCGGGGGCGGCGAGCGCCGCGATGGCTGAAAGGGGAACGGCATGAACAGCCTATACGTCTTCAACATAGCCCGGCTCGCCGTCGGGTCCCTTTTGAAGGAGGCCGCGGTGCATCCGAAGCCGGGTCTGGTCACCCCTTTGGACAACGGCTCCCACGCGGACATGGACTTTCAGAATTTCATCGACAGCGCCATGGCGCTTCTCCCCTGTTTTCTAAACTGCGCCTCCATCGGGCTGGAGACGCTGGAGCTGGGGGCGGAGGACGTCCTGGGCCTCTTGCGCGTGACGGGGCGTCAGGGCGAGTGGGAGATGCTCAGGGCGACCGGCGGGGTCAACACGCACAAGGGCGCCATCTTCCTTCTGGGGCTCCTTTGTGCGGCGGCCGGGCGCCTTGCGGCACAGGAAAGGGAGTCGACGCCCAGGGCCCTGGCCCTGACCGCGTCCTCCTTCGTTCGGGGGATCGTCGGTAGGGAGCTCGCCGATCTGACCCTGGAGCGCTGCAGGACGGCGGGCGAGCGCGCCTTTGTCCTTTATGGGCTGGAGGGGGTGCGGGGAGAGGCGGAACGGGGTTTTCCAACGGCGCTTCGCGCCGCCGGGCGGATGCGCGAGCTCGAACGGAACGGAACCCTCTCGTTCAGGGAGCGTGCGGCACATGTCCTGATCCATATCGTCTCCGAGAATGCGGACTGCAACCTGGTGGCGCGAGGGGGGCTGGACGCGATGCTGAACGTCCAGGCGGAGGCAAAAGAAATCCTGCAGGCCGGGGGAATGTTGACGCCCTCCGGCCGGGCCGGGATAGCGGAGATGGAGCGACGCCTCGTGAGCCGTAATCTGAGCCCCGGCGGGAGTGCGGACATCCTCTCGGCCGCGCTGTTCCTCGAGGGGGCGCACGCCTGCCGGACGGATTGAGTCCTTCGCGGCGGAGTCCGGACGTTTCCAGCCCGCCGGATCAGTACCTGAGCCCGTAGGCGGGGTAGTAGATCCTCTGGTCGCTCAAGCCCTCTTTTTGTGCGGCGAGAGCCTCCTGTCCCCGTTCGCCCATGTTGTAGGAGAGCACGGAGGTCAGAACGTGGACGACGAACATGGGGCCGATCAGGCTGCTGCCGAACGTCGGGGAGCGGTCCCCAACGTAGAAGGGGAGGTCCGAATACCCGCAGATGGGGGCGGCGGGACTGTCCGTCAGGGTGACGATGTGGGCTCCCCGGCGGGAAATTTTTTCCACGGCCTCCGCAACTTCGATGACGTAGCTGGGAAGTTCGCAGACGATCAGCATGTCGTGCTCCCCGATGGCCCGGGACTGCTCGAGGAGCGAGACGGAGCCGCGGCGCATGAGGATGGTCTTCAGCCCCAGGCCCGTGAAGCGGGTGTAGAACCATTCCGACACCAGCGCCGAGATGCCCCATCCCATGCAGTAGATGGCCTCGGCGTTCTTGGCGGCCTCGCAGAAGGCGATGATGGATTCCGACGAGAGGTTGTGCAGGGTCTCCTCCAGGTTGGCCTGTTCCAGCCGGCAGAGGTCCTGAGGGATGTGGGGAGCCTCGACCTCCTCCGCGATGGAGGAGGGCACGACCTGTGCGAGCAGCGCTTTCTTGAGGAGGTCCTTGAGCCCGGCGTATCCGTCGAACCCCAGCATGCGTGCCACCCTGACCAGTTGGGCTTTGGACACCGAGAGCTTGTCGGCCACCTCACTGATGGAACGAAAAGCCACCTCCGAGGAGTTCCCCAGGAGATATTCCGCGACGCGGCGGGTCTTTGTGGGAAAAGTGTCCATCCTGTCCCGAATCTGCTTTTCCAATTCTTGAACGTTCATGTCGTCTCTCTCTTTTCTTTGACTGCCTTATGCAGTACCGGCTCACAGTTTATTTTAGAAAAATCATCGTGTCAAATCATATTTGACGCCATGAAAAAAGGTGTTATAATACTCTGGTGTCGCCGGGCTGGTGGAAGTGGTAGACACACGGGACTTAAAATCCTGGGGACTTCGGTCCGTGCGGGTTCGAGTCCCGCGTCCGGCACCAGGACGGACACCGGTTGAAATCGCGGGGTGGAGCAGCCAGGAAGCTCGTCGGGCTCATAACCCGAAGGTCGCAGGTTCAAATCCTGCCCCCGCAACCAATTTTAATTGGCGGCATAGCTCAGATGGCTAGAGCACGCGGTTCATACCCGCGGTGTCACTGGTTCGACTCCAGTTGCCGCCACCAATTCAGATTGACGAGTCGAAGCCCGCTTCTAAGCGGGCTTTTTTGTCGTCCCGCCTTTTCCTGCATCGCGCCACTCCTCTTGGCTCAAACGATAGAGGCAGTGCGGACGCAGGGGGCTGCCGCAGGGGACGAGCGGGTGCTCGAAGTTCGCGGGACTCCTTTTCATGCCGATCCGCCGCATCACGGCCTGGGAGCGCAGGTTGGGCAGGGCGGTAAAGGACACGACCTCGCCCAGCCCGAGCGTCTCGAAAGCGACCTGCAGGGCCGCTCGAGCGGCCTCCGTGGCGTAGCCCTTTCCCCAATGCGGGCGTGCGAGTCTCCAGCCGATCTCGACGCAGGGCGAGAAGGGGAGCGCGACGTCG
The sequence above is drawn from the Fretibacterium sp. OH1220_COT-178 genome and encodes:
- the citX gene encoding citrate lyase holo-[acyl-carrier protein] synthase, with the protein product MANTMREILEAREARWLRRLELSRRGTVLTVTLNVPGPDKTAPHWVNAHRRLCAILECGLRPFGLRYRERNVAADGAEAHFVLGTDALKAKEIAVRFEEEHPAGRLVDADVMDASGRPVGRDVLGLPPRRCLCCGRPARDCAVLRAHPLEEVLARAEAILDVVWEGAGGGERRDG
- a CDS encoding triphosphoribosyl-dephospho-CoA synthase, with translation MNSLYVFNIARLAVGSLLKEAAVHPKPGLVTPLDNGSHADMDFQNFIDSAMALLPCFLNCASIGLETLELGAEDVLGLLRVTGRQGEWEMLRATGGVNTHKGAIFLLGLLCAAAGRLAAQERESTPRALALTASSFVRGIVGRELADLTLERCRTAGERAFVLYGLEGVRGEAERGFPTALRAAGRMRELERNGTLSFRERAAHVLIHIVSENADCNLVARGGLDAMLNVQAEAKEILQAGGMLTPSGRAGIAEMERRLVSRNLSPGGSADILSAALFLEGAHACRTD
- a CDS encoding MurR/RpiR family transcriptional regulator — encoded protein: MNVQELEKQIRDRMDTFPTKTRRVAEYLLGNSSEVAFRSISEVADKLSVSKAQLVRVARMLGFDGYAGLKDLLKKALLAQVVPSSIAEEVEAPHIPQDLCRLEQANLEETLHNLSSESIIAFCEAAKNAEAIYCMGWGISALVSEWFYTRFTGLGLKTILMRRGSVSLLEQSRAIGEHDMLIVCELPSYVIEVAEAVEKISRRGAHIVTLTDSPAAPICGYSDLPFYVGDRSPTFGSSLIGPMFVVHVLTSVLSYNMGERGQEALAAQKEGLSDQRIYYPAYGLRY
- a CDS encoding GNAT family N-acetyltransferase, producing the protein MELLQPETERLRLRQWTEADYPPFAEMNADPEVMRFLPAPLSRTESDAMANRCRILIDERGWGFWAVERRGTGTFVGLVGLHVPDVALPFSPCVEIGWRLARPHWGKGYATEAARAALQVAFETLGLGEVVSFTALPNLRSQAVMRRIGMKRSPANFEHPLVPCGSPLRPHCLYRLSQEEWRDAGKGGTTKKPA